One Bradyrhizobium sp. CCGB12 genomic window carries:
- the sugE gene encoding quaternary ammonium compound efflux SMR transporter SugE translates to MAWSILFVAGLLEITWAIGLKYTEGFTRLVPSVITLVAMAGSVILLGLALKSLPVGTAYAVWTGIGAVGTATLGIILFGEPATAFRLASIALIVAGIAGLKFVT, encoded by the coding sequence ATGGCCTGGAGCATTTTGTTCGTCGCCGGTCTTCTCGAGATCACCTGGGCTATCGGCCTGAAATACACCGAGGGTTTTACCAGGCTGGTTCCGTCCGTCATCACGCTCGTGGCCATGGCCGGCAGCGTCATCCTGCTCGGACTCGCGCTCAAATCGCTGCCCGTCGGAACCGCCTATGCGGTCTGGACCGGGATCGGCGCGGTCGGCACCGCAACGCTCGGCATCATCCTGTTCGGCGAGCCGGCCACCGCGTTCCGCCTCGCCAGCATCGCCCTGATCGTCGCGGGGATTGCCGGGCTGAAGTTCGTTACTTGA